The genomic window CCAGGTACGCACGCGAACCGTCCGTGTAGACAGTCGCATCGTGCTCCGTGCCGTCGTGAACGAAACTGAGCAGCGTGCGAGCGTCAGGCGTATCAATGACCTGCGCCTTGACGCGATTCGTCTCACGGTCCTTGAGACCGGCAACGGGAGTCTTCCCGCCTGTTCCGCCGCCCTGTCGCTTGCGCTTTGATTCGTGCTTGTTGCGCTCCAGTCCGCCCATGTAGGTTTCGTCTGCCTCGACTGGACCAGTGAATGGGGCTTCCTGCGCAGTGTTCCACGCCTCACGAATCCGGTGCGCCATATGCCACGCGGTCTTCTGCGAAACGCCGAGGTCGCGGTGCAGCTTCATACTGGACACACCCTTGAGCGACGTGGACATCAGGAAGAACGCCATTGCCCACTTGCGCAGAGGCACGTTCGAGCTGTGCATGATCCAATCGGTCTTGACACTGAAATCCTTGCGGCAGTCTCGGCAGCGGAAGGGCTGCGGCTTGCGCGTGGGGCGCTCCTGAATGTTCATACTGCCACAACGCACGCAAGCCACGCCGTTGGGCCAACGGGTCTCGATGAACCACGCTTCGGCGAGTTCGTCAGTGCGAAACTTCTCAAACGCCTCGAACAAGGTAATGCCCTGCCTGTGAGACTTGCCCGGTGCCTTCGTTGTCATAGCGATACATCCTTCTAACTATATTCAATCGCTTATACATACATTATCTCATGCATATGTTCTACTTGTCAAGCCAAGGGGTTTACTTGACGAATGGCCCCCTCGTCGTGAGATGATTGAGAAAGCGCCAGCAGGTGTATGTGCCTGCTGGCGCTTTCTCGTGGCCTCGTAGCTCAGTGGACAGAGCACCGTGCATGCCAAGCCGGAGGTCGATGGTCCGAATCCATCCGAGGCTACAAGACAATCCTACACCAGTTCGACTAGTACTCTCCGCAGTAGTCGAGGTTTGGCTGAATCGGAGTCCAAAATGCGGTGACTAGCCTGAACGTTGCAGATACGACGTTACCGGAATGGTCAGATGCCAATAATGTGAGTTCGTCGTACTGCTTCAATTCTGTCATGAACTCCCTCGTGCTGAGCTCGGTGTTCCGCCAATCTGTCCATCTCCAGATTCGCTTTGTTGTTTCTGGCGGTTGATAGACTCCATCACCGCCACTTGCGCCGTAGTATTCGTGCGGACTCCACGTACCCTGCACTGTCCCGATAGCGTGTGCCACAACGGGCCGATTGAGATCTGCCGCCACCCCTTGAAGTCCCCACCA from Chloroflexota bacterium includes these protein-coding regions:
- a CDS encoding IS1595 family transposase codes for the protein MTTKAPGKSHRQGITLFEAFEKFRTDELAEAWFIETRWPNGVACVRCGSMNIQERPTRKPQPFRCRDCRKDFSVKTDWIMHSSNVPLRKWAMAFFLMSTSLKGVSSMKLHRDLGVSQKTAWHMAHRIREAWNTAQEAPFTGPVEADETYMGGLERNKHESKRKRQGGGTGGKTPVAGLKDRETNRVKAQVIDTPDARTLLSFVHDGTEHDATVYTDGSRAYLGLGREHGVVEHSVGEYVKGQAHTNGIESFWSMLKRGHMGTYHSMSAKHLHRYVSEFEGRHNARERDTDEQMAVLVAAGEGKRLRYADLIGKEQE